Proteins from a single region of Anaerolineae bacterium:
- the mutM gene encoding bifunctional DNA-formamidopyrimidine glycosylase/DNA-(apurinic or apyrimidinic site) lyase, producing the protein MPELPEVETVVRGLRPALSGRVITGVWLDWPNCLIFPPPEDFAAQIAGQTIRQLWRRGKYILADLDTATLIIHLKMTGRLYVVPDADHNEADRWVHFRFQLDNAHQLRFSDARKFGRVYLTPDPALVIGRLGPEPLADDFTLDRFLERLAGRRGALKPLLLDQSFVAGIGNIYADEALFRAGLHPQQEAGSLNAREQALLYASIRAALAAGIDHEGASVNWYRKPDGTPGESQEYFYVYGRTGEPCRRCGTPITRLVVGGRSTHICPACQPLHSG; encoded by the coding sequence ATGCCTGAACTCCCCGAAGTCGAAACGGTAGTGCGCGGGCTGCGTCCGGCCCTCAGCGGGCGCGTGATCACCGGCGTCTGGCTGGACTGGCCCAACTGCCTGATCTTTCCGCCACCGGAGGACTTCGCCGCGCAGATCGCAGGGCAGACCATTCGCCAGCTGTGGCGGCGGGGCAAGTACATCCTGGCTGATCTGGATACCGCCACACTGATCATCCACCTCAAGATGACCGGACGGCTCTATGTGGTCCCGGATGCCGACCACAATGAAGCCGACCGCTGGGTGCACTTTCGCTTCCAGCTGGACAACGCTCACCAGCTTCGCTTTTCCGACGCGCGTAAGTTCGGGCGTGTCTACCTCACCCCTGATCCGGCCCTGGTGATCGGCAGGCTCGGCCCGGAACCGCTAGCCGACGATTTCACGCTCGACCGCTTTCTGGAGCGGCTGGCCGGGCGGCGCGGCGCGCTCAAACCGTTGCTGCTGGATCAGTCGTTCGTCGCCGGGATTGGCAATATCTATGCTGACGAAGCCCTCTTCCGCGCTGGCCTTCATCCCCAGCAGGAGGCTGGCTCCCTGAATGCCAGGGAACAGGCCCTCCTCTATGCCAGCATTCGCGCCGCCCTGGCCGCGGGCATCGACCATGAAGGGGCCAGCGTGAACTGGTACCGCAAACCAGATGGCACGCCCGGCGAATCGCAAGAGTATTTCTACGTCTATGGTCGAACTGGCGAACCTTGCCGGCGCTGCGGGACGCCCATCACGCGCCTGGTCGTCGGCGGACGCTCCACGCATATCTGTCCGGCTTGCCAGCCGCTTCATTCCGGTTGA
- a CDS encoding DNA polymerase III subunit alpha gives MSADKPFVHLHVHTEYSLLDGLSKIDRLVARTKELGMPALAITDHGTMFGVIEFFRAARKAGIKPVIGMEAYLARRSMDDRDPTLDSKPYHLLLLARNQTGYRNLLKLASESQIRGYYYRPRVDKELLARHAEGLIATSGCLAAEIPRLLEEGKDDRTLRELIGWYQDVFGPENFYLELQEHDIDQLRALNRWLVANSKSNGVPLVATNDTHYIMPEDYDPHDTLLCIQTGSLKSEPNRMRMTDPSYHLRTPEEMWQLFAEVPEALTNTLAIAEQCEVELEYDGYHLPVFPVPEGYDEQSYLRYLCEKGLRWRYGEQAADSRIIERLNYELEIIHRMGFDTYFLIVWDLCEFARHADIWWNVRGSGAGSVAAYCLGITSIDPLRNSLIFERFLNPGRVSMPDIDLDYPDDRRAEMIAYTAHKYGEDKVAAIITFGTLGSKAAIRDVGRALDMEQTDINRIAGLLPGGAKPAKFSDVLGDDPTKAVAELKQLYASNPDVRKLIDTARSLEGVVRHASTHAAGVIVADRPLDEYIPLHRPTKGSAEEAPVKLVTQFDMETCESIGLLKVDFLGLATLTIMRKACELIEKYHGVRYTMENIPYRPDPNDPVKTRMVQEMFDLIGRGETIGVFQVESAGMRKMLTEMRPKTFENIIAAISLYRPGPMEYIPMYNRRLHGEEVVEYKHPKLIPILEETYGIIVYQEQIMQIASELFGYSLGDADLMRRAVSKKKEKDLLEHKAIFMERGPQYGVDPETAEAIFNDIEYFARYGFNKSHAADYAVITCQTAFLKAHYPVEYMTALLTVWRDDTSKVSHFTAECRRMGIPILPPDVNASELDFTIEQLPDGRRGIRYGLGAIKNAGAGPLEHILQQRAAGGPFADLADFCRRVDLRIVQKRALESMIKVGTLDSFGSRTQLLALLDRMLNYSAEHHRAADVGQLSLFGEATGVQFDVADDLLVNLPDVPEADPREMLKWEKELVGLYVTSHPLDRVLDYIQSPYTSVSQSREIRDNGEELHEKPVRLVGLVEGVRQLTTRRGEPMAVITIEDLQGQIDAVMFPRTWREHKDIIQPGAVIRISGKVDNSRGEAQIIVDSVSQDFSVVMEESGPPALNGLHALPSFLSGDEEPFEEGPRRSEDAEEPDLMEATPGLVPPPAAAVPPEPPYVAPATAGAAPDAPALVPRLVEQSASPRPVTPPQPPARVVPPPYRPVNGANGEGRPAWVVDDADLPPAEPAEPAPQPGLVIVRFQRSGDTERDRRRLMRVHGLLVEFPGVDRFRIVLCGQGGEVALDFPNHTTGYTEMLAAELRALQGIEVIWQPPGSTPA, from the coding sequence ATGAGCGCGGATAAACCCTTCGTCCATCTGCATGTCCATACCGAATACTCCCTGCTGGACGGCCTGAGCAAGATCGACCGGCTGGTAGCACGCACCAAAGAGCTGGGCATGCCGGCGCTGGCGATCACCGATCATGGCACGATGTTCGGCGTGATCGAGTTCTTCCGGGCGGCCAGGAAGGCAGGGATCAAGCCCGTTATCGGCATGGAGGCGTACCTGGCCCGACGCAGTATGGATGACCGCGATCCAACTCTGGACTCCAAGCCGTATCATCTGCTGCTACTGGCCCGCAACCAGACGGGCTATCGCAACCTGCTCAAGCTGGCCAGCGAATCCCAGATCCGCGGTTACTACTACCGCCCGCGTGTGGACAAAGAACTGCTCGCCCGCCACGCTGAAGGGCTGATCGCGACCAGTGGCTGCCTGGCGGCGGAAATCCCGCGCTTACTGGAAGAAGGCAAAGACGATCGCACCCTGCGCGAACTGATCGGCTGGTACCAGGATGTCTTTGGCCCGGAGAACTTCTACCTGGAACTGCAGGAACACGATATCGACCAACTTCGGGCGCTGAACCGCTGGCTGGTGGCCAACAGCAAGTCTAACGGGGTGCCGTTGGTAGCGACCAACGATACGCACTACATCATGCCGGAAGACTACGATCCGCATGATACCCTGCTGTGCATCCAGACTGGCAGCCTCAAGAGCGAGCCGAACCGGATGCGCATGACCGATCCCAGCTATCACCTCCGCACGCCGGAAGAGATGTGGCAGCTTTTCGCTGAGGTGCCAGAGGCGCTGACTAACACGCTGGCGATCGCCGAGCAGTGTGAGGTCGAGCTTGAGTACGACGGCTACCATCTGCCGGTGTTCCCCGTGCCGGAAGGTTACGACGAGCAATCCTACCTGCGTTACCTGTGTGAGAAGGGGTTGCGCTGGCGCTATGGCGAGCAGGCTGCTGATTCGCGGATTATTGAGCGCCTGAATTACGAACTGGAAATCATTCACCGCATGGGGTTCGACACGTATTTCCTGATCGTGTGGGACCTGTGCGAGTTTGCTCGCCATGCTGACATCTGGTGGAATGTGCGCGGCAGCGGTGCGGGTAGCGTGGCGGCTTACTGCCTGGGTATCACCAGCATTGATCCACTGCGCAATAGCCTGATTTTCGAACGGTTCCTCAACCCGGGCCGTGTGTCGATGCCCGATATTGACCTGGATTATCCTGACGATCGGCGGGCGGAGATGATCGCCTATACCGCGCATAAATACGGCGAGGACAAAGTCGCCGCGATCATCACGTTCGGGACACTGGGTTCCAAAGCGGCCATCCGTGATGTGGGCCGTGCGCTGGATATGGAGCAGACGGACATCAACCGGATCGCCGGGCTGCTGCCCGGTGGGGCTAAACCGGCTAAATTCAGCGATGTGCTGGGCGACGATCCGACCAAGGCGGTTGCCGAACTCAAGCAACTCTATGCCTCCAACCCGGATGTCAGGAAGCTGATCGACACAGCGCGTAGTCTGGAAGGGGTGGTACGTCACGCCAGCACCCACGCCGCCGGCGTGATCGTGGCCGATCGTCCGCTGGACGAGTACATCCCATTGCATCGCCCAACCAAAGGCTCGGCGGAGGAAGCACCGGTTAAGCTGGTGACGCAGTTCGATATGGAGACCTGCGAATCCATCGGGCTGCTGAAGGTGGACTTTCTGGGGCTGGCCACGCTGACGATCATGCGCAAGGCGTGCGAGTTGATCGAGAAGTATCACGGCGTCCGCTACACGATGGAGAACATCCCTTACCGGCCTGACCCGAATGACCCGGTCAAGACGCGCATGGTTCAGGAGATGTTTGACCTGATCGGACGCGGCGAGACCATCGGTGTCTTTCAGGTGGAAAGCGCCGGGATGCGCAAGATGCTGACGGAGATGCGCCCAAAGACGTTTGAGAACATCATCGCGGCTATCTCCCTCTATCGCCCCGGGCCGATGGAGTACATCCCGATGTATAACCGCCGCCTGCACGGGGAAGAGGTGGTGGAGTACAAACACCCCAAACTGATCCCGATCCTGGAGGAGACGTACGGCATCATCGTCTACCAGGAACAGATCATGCAGATCGCTTCGGAACTGTTCGGCTACTCGCTGGGCGATGCTGACCTGATGCGCCGCGCTGTCTCCAAGAAGAAGGAAAAGGATCTGCTGGAGCACAAAGCCATCTTCATGGAGCGTGGGCCGCAGTACGGCGTCGATCCGGAAACCGCGGAGGCGATCTTCAACGACATTGAGTACTTCGCCCGGTATGGGTTCAATAAGTCCCATGCCGCCGATTATGCCGTGATCACCTGCCAGACGGCCTTCCTCAAGGCGCATTACCCGGTCGAGTACATGACCGCCCTGCTGACCGTCTGGCGCGACGACACCTCCAAGGTCTCCCATTTCACGGCGGAGTGCCGCCGGATGGGCATCCCGATCCTGCCGCCGGATGTCAACGCCAGCGAACTGGACTTCACGATTGAGCAGCTGCCAGACGGGCGGCGCGGCATCCGTTACGGGTTGGGGGCGATCAAGAACGCCGGGGCGGGGCCGCTGGAGCATATCCTGCAACAACGGGCAGCAGGCGGGCCATTCGCCGATCTGGCTGACTTTTGCCGGCGCGTTGACCTGCGCATCGTGCAGAAGCGCGCCCTCGAAAGCATGATCAAGGTCGGTACGCTCGATTCCTTTGGCTCGCGCACCCAGTTATTGGCCCTGCTTGATCGTATGTTGAATTACAGCGCGGAACATCATCGGGCGGCGGATGTCGGCCAGTTGAGTCTGTTTGGGGAGGCAACCGGCGTGCAGTTTGATGTCGCCGATGACCTGCTGGTCAACCTGCCGGATGTTCCGGAGGCTGACCCGCGGGAGATGCTCAAGTGGGAGAAAGAGCTGGTCGGCCTGTACGTGACCAGCCACCCCCTCGACCGCGTGCTGGACTACATCCAAAGTCCGTACACCAGCGTCAGCCAGAGCCGCGAGATCCGCGATAACGGCGAGGAACTGCACGAAAAACCGGTACGCCTGGTTGGGCTGGTAGAGGGTGTCCGCCAGCTGACCACCCGGCGGGGCGAGCCAATGGCCGTGATCACGATCGAGGACCTGCAGGGCCAGATCGACGCGGTGATGTTCCCGCGCACGTGGCGCGAGCACAAGGATATCATCCAGCCCGGCGCGGTCATCCGGATCAGCGGCAAGGTGGACAACAGCCGCGGCGAAGCTCAGATCATCGTCGATAGTGTTTCCCAGGACTTTTCTGTGGTCATGGAAGAATCCGGCCCGCCCGCGCTGAATGGCCTCCACGCGCTGCCCAGTTTCCTCAGTGGCGATGAGGAGCCGTTTGAAGAAGGCCCGCGCCGGTCCGAGGATGCTGAAGAGCCTGATCTGATGGAGGCGACGCCGGGCCTCGTCCCGCCGCCGGCTGCCGCGGTTCCGCCGGAGCCGCCCTATGTAGCCCCGGCCACCGCCGGCGCGGCGCCGGATGCTCCGGCACTGGTGCCCCGGCTGGTGGAGCAATCCGCCTCGCCGCGCCCGGTAACCCCGCCGCAACCGCCAGCGCGGGTAGTGCCGCCGCCCTACCGCCCGGTGAACGGCGCCAATGGCGAAGGGCGACCGGCCTGGGTGGTGGACGATGCCGATCTGCCGCCCGCTGAACCGGCTGAACCGGCGCCGCAGCCAGGCCTGGTGATCGTGCGCTTCCAGCGCAGCGGTGATACTGAGCGCGATCGCCGCCGTCTGATGCGCGTCCATGGCCTGCTGGTCGAGTTTCCGGGTGTGGATCGCTTCCGGATTGTCCTGTGCGGGCAGGGCGGCGAGGTGGCGTTGGACTTCCCCAACCACACCACCGGCTATACCGAGATGCTGGCTGCAGAACTGCGCGCGCTCCAGGGCATCGAAGTGATCTGGCAGCCGCCGGGCAGCACCCCGGCATAA
- a CDS encoding TIGR00266 family protein, with amino-acid sequence MRYEIKGTVLPMLEVHLEQGEAIYTESGGMAWMSEGIRMETSGRGGLGKMLGRALAGESLFLTTYTCQAAQATIVFTPEAPGHILPVPLQAGHSIIAQKDAFMCAEDSVELEMHFRKRLGAGLFGGEGFILQKLTGPGTAFVEIAGEVHQYQLQAGQVIKVDPGHIAMYEPTVDYDIEMVRGVSNVLFGGEGLFLATLRGPGRVWLQTMPISNLAGAIRPYIPTKSS; translated from the coding sequence ATGCGCTACGAGATCAAGGGCACGGTGCTGCCCATGCTGGAAGTCCACCTGGAGCAGGGGGAGGCGATCTATACCGAGTCGGGCGGGATGGCCTGGATGAGCGAGGGCATCCGGATGGAGACCAGCGGGCGCGGCGGGCTGGGCAAGATGCTGGGCCGGGCGCTGGCGGGCGAGTCACTATTCCTGACCACCTATACCTGCCAGGCCGCGCAGGCAACCATTGTCTTCACGCCGGAAGCGCCGGGGCACATCCTGCCCGTACCGTTACAGGCCGGGCATTCGATCATCGCTCAGAAGGATGCCTTTATGTGCGCGGAAGATAGCGTGGAGCTGGAGATGCACTTCCGCAAGCGCCTGGGGGCGGGTCTGTTCGGCGGGGAAGGCTTTATCCTGCAGAAATTGACCGGGCCAGGCACCGCTTTTGTGGAGATCGCTGGTGAGGTGCACCAGTACCAGTTGCAGGCCGGACAGGTGATCAAGGTTGATCCCGGCCATATCGCCATGTACGAGCCGACGGTCGACTATGACATCGAGATGGTGCGTGGCGTGAGCAATGTGCTCTTTGGCGGGGAAGGGTTGTTCCTGGCAACGCTACGCGGGCCGGGGCGGGTCTGGCTGCAGACCATGCCGATCTCCAACCTGGCCGGGGCCATCCGGCCTTACATCCCCACCAAAAGCAGCTAG
- a CDS encoding aminoacyl-tRNA deacylase: protein MRVLEQHGVAYTTFTFSPEIHSALGVAEAVGVPPETVYKTLVVLRPDGRPLLAVIPGPASLDLKALAAATGVKKLSMASHTEAEHLTGLKVGGISPLALLHKRWPVVLDASAESYEAILISAGQRGVNLRVPVAGLKQVLAPQIAAVAQWDEQGPPEGR from the coding sequence ATGCGCGTGCTGGAACAGCACGGCGTCGCCTATACAACGTTCACCTTTTCGCCGGAGATTCACAGCGCCCTTGGCGTGGCGGAAGCCGTTGGCGTCCCCCCGGAGACCGTGTACAAGACACTGGTCGTGCTGCGCCCGGACGGGCGTCCGCTGCTGGCCGTCATCCCCGGCCCGGCCTCGCTCGACCTGAAAGCGCTGGCAGCGGCGACCGGGGTCAAGAAACTGAGCATGGCATCACATACCGAGGCCGAGCACCTGACCGGCCTCAAGGTAGGCGGGATCAGTCCGCTGGCCCTCCTGCACAAACGCTGGCCAGTCGTGCTGGATGCCAGCGCCGAATCCTATGAGGCCATCCTGATCAGCGCCGGGCAGCGCGGCGTCAACCTGCGCGTACCAGTTGCCGGCCTCAAGCAGGTGCTGGCTCCACAGATCGCGGCGGTGGCCCAGTGGGATGAGCAGGGACCGCCGGAAGGTCGGTGA
- a CDS encoding SDR family NAD(P)-dependent oxidoreductase produces the protein MPADRVVLVTGASSGIGWATALAFAALGARVIAVARRSEQLAALAEGATTLPGAILPVTADVTRAEDMAHAVERAREAWGRLDVLVANAGIGQRGSLVDAPWADLEVVLRTNIDGVLHSVRAAVPLMRQGGRGGHIILISSISGAAPAPFAAVYGASKSFINGLGRALRGELRRDNIRVTTFLVGQTHTGFAQTRRGQPGRVAAWLPTMSAETVARRIVRAVDHPRNVVVLRLIDRAFLLAATVAPGLLDHLQWRVYR, from the coding sequence ATGCCTGCAGATCGCGTTGTCCTGGTCACCGGCGCTTCATCCGGGATCGGCTGGGCGACAGCGCTGGCCTTTGCTGCACTGGGCGCGCGGGTGATCGCCGTCGCTCGCCGGAGCGAACAGCTGGCAGCGCTGGCAGAAGGGGCAACCACCCTGCCCGGCGCGATCCTGCCGGTCACCGCCGACGTCACCCGCGCTGAGGATATGGCTCACGCCGTTGAGCGTGCTCGGGAAGCGTGGGGCCGGCTGGACGTGCTCGTCGCCAATGCCGGAATCGGCCAACGGGGGTCGCTGGTTGACGCGCCCTGGGCCGATCTTGAGGTGGTGCTGCGCACCAACATCGATGGGGTATTGCACAGCGTGCGGGCGGCAGTTCCGTTGATGCGCCAGGGCGGGCGCGGCGGGCACATCATCCTGATCTCGTCGATCAGCGGTGCGGCCCCGGCCCCCTTTGCCGCCGTTTACGGGGCCAGCAAGAGCTTTATCAATGGCCTGGGGCGCGCCCTACGCGGCGAACTGCGCCGGGATAACATCCGGGTCACCACCTTCCTCGTGGGACAGACCCACACCGGGTTTGCCCAGACCCGGCGCGGCCAGCCGGGGCGAGTCGCCGCCTGGCTGCCCACAATGAGTGCCGAGACCGTCGCCCGGCGCATCGTCCGGGCCGTAGATCATCCCCGCAACGTCGTCGTGCTGCGGCTGATTGATCGGGCCTTTCTGCTGGCTGCTACGGTGGCGCCAGGCCTGCTCGACCATCTGCAATGGCGCGTTTACAGATGA
- a CDS encoding CehA/McbA family metallohydrolase encodes MNQLPFDKPGRFWRGNLHTHSTASDGRLSPEAVCQFYQQHGYDFVAITDHFLDHYGFPITDTRPYRTATFTTLLGAELHTPATESGLLWHILAVGLPPHFAETHPEESGPALAARALAAGAYVAAAHPAWYNLSQAEVLTLGPVHAIETYNATSADFNDRPDSWYTLDLLLERGYRYLACATDDAHFKPGRWDAPRGWVQVKSEMLDPDALLAALKAGHYYSSTGPLIHDIQVIPGHKVYVRCSPASRIFATGRNYEAASAHGAGITEAELDITHFSAPYVRVTVRDDVERRAWSNPIWF; translated from the coding sequence ATGAATCAGCTCCCTTTCGACAAACCCGGCCGTTTCTGGCGGGGCAACCTGCACACCCATTCCACCGCTTCCGATGGCCGGCTTAGCCCGGAAGCGGTGTGCCAGTTCTACCAGCAGCACGGCTACGACTTTGTGGCCATTACCGACCACTTTCTGGATCACTACGGCTTCCCGATCACCGATACGCGCCCTTACCGTACCGCCACATTCACCACGCTGCTGGGGGCAGAACTGCACACCCCAGCCACTGAATCCGGCCTGCTGTGGCACATTCTGGCTGTTGGCCTACCGCCACACTTTGCTGAAACCCACCCGGAGGAAAGCGGCCCGGCCCTGGCCGCGCGGGCGCTGGCCGCTGGCGCGTATGTCGCCGCGGCCCATCCCGCCTGGTACAACCTCAGCCAAGCCGAGGTTTTGACGCTCGGCCCCGTGCACGCCATTGAGACATATAACGCCACCTCCGCCGACTTCAACGACCGGCCCGATAGCTGGTACACGCTTGACCTGCTGCTGGAGCGCGGCTATCGTTACCTGGCCTGTGCCACCGACGATGCTCACTTCAAGCCGGGACGCTGGGACGCCCCGCGTGGCTGGGTGCAGGTCAAGAGCGAGATGCTCGACCCGGATGCGCTGCTGGCGGCGCTCAAAGCCGGGCACTATTACTCCAGCACCGGCCCGCTCATCCACGATATCCAGGTGATACCGGGTCACAAGGTCTATGTGCGCTGCTCGCCCGCCAGCCGTATTTTCGCCACCGGCCGCAACTACGAAGCCGCCAGCGCCCACGGCGCCGGCATCACTGAGGCCGAGCTGGACATCACGCACTTCAGTGCGCCTTATGTCCGCGTGACCGTGCGCGACGATGTCGAGAGACGGGCGTGGTCTAACCCGATCTGGTTCTAG
- the mce gene encoding methylmalonyl-CoA epimerase, with protein MSAAAINHIAVVVENLEAALRFWRDALDLPLSRVEDNTDEAVRIAFLPLGESEIELLEPSTPDSGIARYLAKRGPGMHHLCVEVADLEAAMQRLVAHGVELINETPRVRPDGTRYAFIHPRSTGGVLLELYELSRQPDDQA; from the coding sequence ATGAGTGCTGCAGCCATCAACCATATTGCGGTCGTAGTGGAGAATCTGGAAGCGGCGCTGCGTTTCTGGCGTGACGCCCTGGATTTACCCCTGTCCCGCGTCGAGGACAACACGGATGAAGCCGTGCGGATCGCCTTCCTGCCGCTGGGTGAAAGCGAAATCGAGTTGCTGGAACCGAGCACGCCCGATAGCGGCATCGCCAGGTACCTGGCCAAGCGCGGTCCCGGCATGCACCACCTGTGTGTCGAAGTCGCTGACCTGGAGGCTGCCATGCAACGGCTGGTCGCTCATGGCGTTGAGCTGATCAACGAGACGCCCCGCGTCCGCCCTGATGGCACGCGCTACGCCTTCATCCACCCACGCAGCACCGGCGGCGTCCTGCTGGAGCTATACGAACTGAGCCGTCAGCCAGACGACCAGGCTTAA
- a CDS encoding tetratricopeptide repeat protein, with translation MENRYSVLVEQAFAIRAQIIERHLQGKLSYERDMATLAHEIVLMDRLNQTFAVGQLFLAMGAIEFHRGHFIAAYDYVLSALRSFEEVGNEERIISALNNLGEINRQWGKHAEALDYYTQGLDRASTSQDWNLMALLHNNIGMLYLEQGQAAQAQEHFRQALEYSARLTPRSTVESETYTGIARACLALDDMDGAWQAAEHALALGQEHNHSLDIATAYRTLGIVAARVADRGDDPAAYFKQSRDIFLACGAQAEYARTQLAEGRWWLEIGQSERAAELLTQARDKLAALKLVDEAAEAQRLLDNLA, from the coding sequence ATGGAAAATCGCTACAGCGTCCTGGTAGAGCAGGCTTTCGCCATTCGTGCCCAGATCATCGAGCGGCATTTGCAGGGCAAACTATCCTATGAGCGCGACATGGCGACTCTGGCCCATGAGATCGTGCTCATGGACCGCCTGAACCAGACATTTGCCGTTGGTCAGCTCTTCCTGGCCATGGGCGCCATCGAGTTCCATCGCGGGCACTTCATCGCCGCGTATGACTATGTGCTGAGTGCGCTGCGCAGCTTTGAGGAAGTAGGCAACGAGGAGCGCATCATCTCCGCCCTGAATAACCTGGGTGAGATCAACCGGCAATGGGGCAAGCACGCCGAAGCCCTGGACTACTACACCCAGGGTCTGGACCGCGCCAGTACCAGCCAGGACTGGAATCTGATGGCTCTGCTCCACAACAACATCGGTATGCTCTACCTGGAACAGGGTCAGGCCGCTCAGGCCCAGGAGCACTTCCGGCAGGCGCTAGAATACAGCGCCCGGCTGACCCCGCGTTCCACCGTTGAGAGTGAGACCTATACCGGTATCGCCCGCGCCTGCCTAGCGCTGGACGATATGGACGGCGCATGGCAGGCCGCCGAGCACGCCCTGGCGCTCGGCCAGGAGCATAACCATTCGCTCGACATCGCTACGGCCTACCGCACGCTGGGCATTGTGGCTGCCCGCGTAGCCGATCGTGGCGACGATCCGGCTGCTTACTTTAAGCAGAGCCGCGACATCTTCCTGGCCTGCGGTGCTCAGGCCGAGTATGCCCGGACGCAACTCGCTGAAGGACGCTGGTGGCTGGAGATCGGCCAGTCGGAGCGTGCCGCCGAATTGCTCACCCAGGCTAGGGATAAGCTGGCTGCGCTCAAACTGGTCGACGAGGCCGCGGAAGCGCAACGCTTGCTGGACAACCTGGCCTGA
- a CDS encoding zinc-binding dehydrogenase gives MKAVIFREHGPVEVLRFVEDFPLPAPGPGQVRLRVAASALNRLDLFVRQGWPGLALVMPHIGGADGAGIVDALGPAVSGWAIGDRAVIDPSLSCGECAFCRAGRHNLCEQFSILGEHTRGTFAEYVVVPARNLLRLPEHVSYTEAAAAGLVYLTAWHSLITRGGLQAGESVLIVGAGGGVNTASIQIARLAGARVYVVGSSAEKLAQAEALGADVLIDRSREDWSQAVYRLTDRRGVDVVVDNVGAETLYGSIRALRKGGRLLIVGATSGPQFGLDVRYLFGKQISLIGSTMAPRQDFEQVMALVFAGRLKPVIGTVLPLADVPEGHRLLERGEVFGKVVFAL, from the coding sequence ATGAAAGCGGTGATTTTCCGGGAGCATGGCCCGGTTGAAGTCCTGCGTTTTGTGGAAGACTTCCCTCTGCCGGCGCCGGGGCCGGGTCAGGTTCGGCTGCGGGTGGCGGCCAGCGCCCTCAACCGACTGGATCTGTTTGTCCGGCAGGGCTGGCCGGGGTTGGCGCTGGTGATGCCGCATATCGGCGGCGCGGATGGCGCAGGGATTGTGGATGCGCTCGGCCCGGCGGTAAGCGGCTGGGCGATCGGCGACCGCGCCGTGATCGATCCGTCGTTGAGTTGCGGCGAATGTGCTTTCTGCCGGGCCGGGCGGCATAATCTCTGCGAGCAGTTCAGTATCCTGGGGGAACATACCCGCGGGACGTTCGCCGAGTATGTGGTGGTCCCGGCGCGCAACCTGTTGCGCCTGCCTGAGCATGTAAGCTACACCGAGGCAGCGGCGGCTGGCCTGGTCTACCTGACGGCCTGGCATTCGCTCATCACGCGCGGCGGGCTGCAGGCCGGGGAGAGTGTGCTGATTGTGGGCGCGGGCGGTGGCGTCAACACGGCCAGCATCCAGATCGCCCGGTTGGCCGGGGCGCGCGTCTACGTGGTGGGTAGTTCGGCGGAGAAACTGGCTCAGGCGGAGGCTCTGGGTGCGGACGTACTGATCGACCGGAGCCGGGAAGACTGGAGCCAGGCGGTCTACCGCCTGACCGATCGGCGGGGTGTCGACGTGGTGGTGGATAACGTGGGTGCGGAGACGCTCTACGGTAGCATCCGTGCCTTGCGCAAGGGTGGGCGGCTGCTGATCGTCGGCGCGACAAGTGGCCCGCAGTTCGGGCTGGATGTCCGCTATCTCTTCGGCAAGCAGATCAGCCTGATCGGCAGCACGATGGCCCCGCGCCAGGATTTCGAGCAGGTGATGGCCCTGGTTTTTGCCGGGCGGCTCAAGCCGGTGATCGGGACGGTTCTGCCGCTGGCTGACGTGCCGGAGGGTCATCGCCTGCTGGAGCGCGGCGAAGTTTTTGGCAAGGTAGTCTTTGCCCTGTAG